A segment of the Deltaproteobacteria bacterium genome:
TGGATTTTAAAAAGGTATATGATTTTGCAGAGAAGATGGGAAACCTGGCCATTTTAAAAAGGCTGGGCTACATTCTGGAAATAACCGGGCTTCTTGAAAAGTATAAAGACCTCTTCAGCAAGTTCAGGCCTTCAAAGGGTTATCCTGTCCTTGACCGTCTTTCTCCCAAAAGGGGAAGGCATAACTGTAAATGGGGTCTCCTGGTGAATCTTGAATTGAAGCCGGACAGGTGGATGTATTGATAGACAGAAGAGAGCTCCTGGAGAAGGCAAGAGAAAGAAACCTTACACTTGGCATGATGGAAAAGGACTATGTGCTGGGATGGCTCCTGTTTGGTTTGGCCGAAATAAACGGCCTGACATTCAAGGGCGGGACTGCGCTTTCAAAGGTATATTTCCCCAGGATCTGGCGGTTATCCGAAGACCTTGATTTTGTCTATGCAGGGTATTTTCAGGGGATAGTAGCACGCCTTGCAGAAATATTTGATCGAATACAAAATGCCAGCAGGATAAGGCTTACCCTAAAGAGGCAACACTCGAATCCTGGCTACCTGCAGCTTAAAATCCAGTATGAGGCTTTGCTCCAGAAGAACTGGATCAAGGTGGATGTGACCCGAGAAACCCCGATAGACAGGATTTGCAGCAGGAAAATTAGCCAGACATACTCTGATTACCCGTCCTTTAAGGTCAGGGTTGAGAATATTGAAGAGATCGGCGCACAGAAAATAAGGTCACTTCTGGAAAGGAAAAAGAGCAGGGATTACTATGATGTCTGGCAATTAATGCAGTTAAGACCTGATAAAAGTAGGTTGAAAGGCCTGTTGCGGAAGAAGTGTGAGTATAAGGGGATAGAGTTTATGGGACTAGGAGAGATGTTTCCGGATGACCTTTTAGGAATTTTGGAAGGGTATTGGGAGAAGGAACTATGGAGGCTTGTTTATCCTGTTCCAGAACTGCAAAAGGTGATTTCCGGTCTAAAAAGTGAGCTAAAATTCTTGATGAAATGAATTATACTTCACTCAGCCAATCCAACTTTTCCCGCACGACATCTGAAAGGGTTTGGTCGTTCCACCTAAACAATGCCTATCTCTCTTTCAACGATTGCCCTTGCGGTCAAAAAATGACAATCATTTCTTGATAAGAGATAATATAACCTTATTCCCTTACCAATACTTTTAATCCCGAACTCCCTGTGGAGAAGATTACGCCAAGATATAATGTAAACTTCTTCCTTTGCCTTCTGATTGATTACTCTCAAAAACACTAATTTTTCTGTTATATCTTTATCTAAAAATACCATTTTCATCAGCGGTGTTGAACCCTTGGTTCATAAAAAAAGTGTTTATATGGAGTTAAATCTTTCATAATGACAATCTATTCTCATTACAGGCTAGAATAGAAAAGAAAAGCCCAGCCCTCAAAAGGGAAAAACTTTTATTATTTAATCCCTCCAATTAAATGTTGAGAGCTTTTATCTTTTCACAAAAAGTAGTATATTAATGTGGCCTTCATGGTGAAAGGGATAGTCTTAATTGGTTGTTTCGTAAAAACAGCACGCTTTATGTTGATACAGAAATTCAAATCCAATGACACCCTGAATAAACTGTGGTGGCTCCACGACTCCTTTTGGCACGCTGAGCTTGTCAAGGAATTGGGACCTGATCAGGCCAACCGACTTAACCTTGAGGTTTCCGAGAAGATATTCCGAATGATGACCATCATGCTGCTCCGTGAAAAAATTATTCAAAGGCCACGCTCAATTCAAGAATTGATGTTTGTCTTTAAGACCGTCTGGAAGAACGCCTTTTTTGATGAACTTTATATAAACGAGCCTATTCAATATGAAGGAGATACTGCTGTTTGGACAGGGACCCGATGTCATGTCTATGATTCTCTCAGCAAGGCGAATATGTTGGAGGGCTATGAATGCGGTTGCCAGGCATTAAGAAATGGGGTTATGAAGATCTTGCACCTCAAACCCATTCATGAGATCAAAGAAAGCCTCGTGAAAGGGGACGGCCGATGCGTCATTAAAATCACCTTCTCCCCCAATGGATAAAGGTGTCCTTTATAAACTCAATCTTCTCCTTGTTTGATTTGTTCATAAAATTCCTCTTTTATTTTCTCGGCAATTTCTCGGCAACAGGTTAAGCTAACACATAGTACCTTCCTTTCTGAGGTCCTACAGGTTTGATTAAGTCCAGTTTTACCAATTCGTTTAAATGACCCCGTGCTGTTCGTCCAGCGACATCGAACATATCCTGATATTCCTTAGTAGTTATTTTCAGATTTGTTTGTAAATGCTTTAAACCTTCCTCTGCCTTTCATTTAAGAAGATCCCCCCCTTTTTCTCTTTTGTCCTTCTATCAAAACTTAGCTCTAAGACCGCATCTTTAACCCGATTCATACTAACAGCAACACCTTCGCAGAAATATTCCAGCCAGACTGTTACATCCAATGTTTTTTGATCTACTGTTTGCAGCGCAGCATAATATCTCTCTCTATTCTCATTGTAGTAATCATCAAGGGCAAAGAATCTTTTGGTATCAAAACCATTCAGGTAGAGAATGAGTGTGGCTAACGCTCTTGCGGTCCTTCCGTTTCCATCTACGAAGGGGTGAATTCTAACGAACTCGTAATGAGAAATCCTACCCCCTAGCAGCAGCAATGTCTGCAATATGGTTGATTATTTTATTAGTTATTCTAAAGTTTTGGTTAAACATCCCCCCCCTTTTTTATGCTTAAAAAATTTAAGTTATATTCTTCAATCAATCCCTCATCTGCAAAGCTAAAATATTTGTTATTGCCTATGATGATATGATCCAGGACTTTAATCTGCATAAGATTACCTGCGAAAACAAGCTGTTTTGTTATATCCTTATCACTCGCAGAGGGCTCTGGATCGCCAGAGGGATGATTATGGACAAAGATAAGACTGAGGGCATTGTTTTTGATCGCACTCTTCATGACCTCACGAGGATAAATCGCTGATGTATTCAATGTGCCCTCAAATAGGTCCTCAATATCTATAATCTTATTTTTGCCATCTAAGAAGATGACCTTAACGACCTCTTTTTTAAGATCGCGCATAGAGTGATAAAGATAATCGAAAACTTCCTTTGAAGATTTACAGATGGGTTTTTCAAGGATCTTCTCTTTAAGAAACTCTCTGGCTACCTCTTGAACCAGTTTTATGCCGAAGGCATTATGTGGCCCAATTCCTTTGATTTCCTGAAGTTCTTCGACCGGTGCTTCAAGGACACCCCGAAGAGTTTTAAATTTTTTTATAGCCTCTTTTGCCTGTTGCTTGCAGTCTTTTCGAGGGGTTCCTAGGGTAAGGAGTAATTCCACAATCTCATAATCATGAAATCCTGAAGTACCTGCTTTTATAAATTTCTCTCGTAATCTTCTCCGATGGCCTTCCCTTTTATCTCTTGATTCTTGCATTTCCTATCACCTCTTTTAATATACCATTTTAATCAGGGGTGGTGAACCCTATGGTTTATAAAAGCTCCTTAAGAATATCTTGTCCCCCCTAGTCATCATGGAGATATTTTTTCTTGACCCAAGGGCCTTTCATATGTGTATATGATAAGAATAGGGAGAACACGAAAAACCCCATTAGAAGATGAAGTAGCGAACGCATCCACAATGCAAAGCGGGAACAAAGACTCCAGAAGGTCGGCCTTTCAGTTCATCGTCCTGTTGGGCATGGTAAGCCTCTTCGGGGATATAACCTACGAAGGGGCGCGCAGTGTTACGGGCCCTTTTCTATCTACCTTAGGAGCAAATGCCGCTGTTGTCGGTCTGGTTGCGGGGCTGGGGGAGTTCCTCGGCTATGCACTGCGGTTGATCTCCGGATATATGGCCGACCGCACAGGGCGATACTGGGCCTTTGTGTTTATCGGCTACGGCCTCATTTTATCCATCCCCCTCTTGGCCCTGGCAGGTGTTTGGCAGGTCGCCGCTATCTTGATCGTTTTGGAGCGATTGGGAAAGGCGATAAGGACACCGGCGCGGGACACCATCCTCTCCTATTCCACAAAGCAGGTGGGCAGAGGTTGGGGCTTCGGCATCCATGAAGCACTGGATCAGATCGGTGCATTTATCGGCCCTTTGGTATTTTCCGCCGTCTTTTTCCTGCAGGGCGGATATCAAGTGGGCTTCACAATCCTATGGCTGCCAGCCCTTTTGACCCTAGTCATCCTGACGAAGGCAAGGCGAAAGCTCCCCTCGCCAGAAGCGATAGAGAGGCCTTACAGTAAGGCACCACCAAGTGCCAGTGGGAAGCTCCCCAGGTCCTTCTGGATATATACCCTGTTCGCCTTCCTGAGTGTGGCGGGTTTTGTCAACTTTCAGCTCATCTCCTATCATTTTAAGGTCCAATCAATAGTTCCAGTAGCGCAGATCCCTCTTTTTTACGCCATGGCAATGGGTGTGGACGCCTTGGTGGCCCTTGTCATCGGTAAGACCTACGATAAAATCGGGCTCTTGGCGTTAATTGCCCTTCCCATGCTAACTGTTCCCATCCCCTTTTTGGGGTTTTCAGGAAGTTATGGTCTCGCCATAGCGGGTGTGGTCTTCTGGGGGGCGGCCATGGGGGTCCAGGAGACCATTATGCGGGCTGCCATAGCCGATCTGACACCGATGGAACGCAGAGGTCTCGCCTATGGGGTCTTCAATACAGCCTATGGGGTATCCTGGTTTTTGGGGAGCTTAATGATAGGAATTTTGTATGAAATATCCATAGGCTACGTCATTACGTTTGCGGTGGCGATGCAGATACTCGCCTTGCCCGCCTTGTTTTTATTGAGGAGGACAGTATCGGCTGGGAGACAATAGAGGGGAAGAAATGGTAATCAAAACCACCTCATCCCCCCTTCGGCGAAGAAGGGGTTGTGGCGTTTCTCATGTCCCACAGTGGTCTCTGGGCCATGCCCTGGATAGACGACCACATCGTCGCCGAGGATGAAGATCTTGGTACGGATACCACGGATGAGACCCTCGTAATCACCACCTGGGAAGTCGGTCCTGCCAATCGAGCCTGCGAAGAGGGTATCCCCCACAAAGACCATCTTGTCGGTGACCAGGGAGATCCCTCCTGGGGAGTGACCCGGGGTGTGAAGGACCTTCAGGGAGATATCCCCGAAGGTTATTATATCCCCTTCCTCTATATACCGATCTGGAGCAGGGGAGTTCTCCACCCCCATCCCCCAGGCCGAGGCGCTGGCCGCCTGGCGGAGGATGAGGGGGGCATCGGCAGGGTGGATCAGGAGTTCAGCCCCGGTGGTCTTCTTGAGGGCCTTGTTAGCTCCGGTATGGTCGAAGTGTCCGTGGGTGTTGATGATATAGACCAGGCGCAGCTCATCTTTTGCCAATGCTGTCAGGATTCGATCTACCTCATCTCCTGGGTCGATCACCGCTGCCAGTTTGGTCCTCTCGCAGCCCAGGATATAACAATTTGCCTGAATCGGTCCCACCACCAGTAATTTTACTATCAAAGTACACCTCCTTTACTTTTTCAGACCAGCGCCTTCAGGCCGCTTGACCCAAAATAGAGGCCAAGGGCCAGGAGGAATGCACCACACAGGCCGATGATCCATCTATATGCCCGGTCGTCCATGATCCTTTTGCCCAGGGTGATGGCCCAGGCGATGGAGAAATACCAGGCTACATCTGCCAAGATATGGCCCGCATAAAAGGAGCTCAATCCCACAATCCCATATCGCTGGGACAGAGCGATGTAAGACAGCCCAATGGTCGCCCACCAGATGGTAAAATATGGGTTGGAGATACTGGTCAGGATGCCCGCGAGGATGGGGTTTCTCCTCCTCTCCCCTTTGGTCTGGAGTTCCAAGGTAGCCCCCCTTGTCCCCTTCAACATCCCTATCCCCATCCAGATAAGGATGATGGCTCCTCCTACCCCGACAATGCCGAAGATGAGGTTTTGTCTGAGGAGGCTACCAAACCCCAGGACTAAGGAGATGACCAAGGGGATCTCGATGATCCCATGGCCCAGGACTATAAGGGGGCCTGCCCAAAAACCCCTCCTGGTGGCCTCAGCGATGGTCACCGTGAGGACTGGCCCTGGCATCAGCGCCCCGGAGAGCCCTACTACAAAGGAGCTGGCAAATATACCCAGCAATGCCCACATGACATCCGCCTCAAACCCTCATGAGGGTTTGCCCTCACCCACGCCTATGGAAAATACAGGATTCAAGGGTTCAAATAATTTGTTTTCCACTAGAATCCTAGACCCCTGGAATCCTTGAACCATTTCTTTATTGGGGGTTTCAGGGGGCGCAACCCCCTGAAGTAGGGCTCGAAAATACTGCAAGGTAACAACACCCTTTAATCCCAACTTTACAGTGAATGTTTTTCATGGCAATTACCAGGAATATAACAACGAAGGGATGCACCTTCAAGGTTAGATCTTCCTCCATCTCCACCTCCTCATCCAGCCATGCCTTCATCCCTTTCTCCTTAAATCTATGTAGGGCGTCCTCAATATTTCCCTGATGAGGTGACCTGCGAGATCAAAGACCCTTTGAGCCTGGTCGATGAGGGCGGTGTCGCTGCTGGCGATGATCCCGTCATATCCCTCCATGATCCGCTCCGGGACCTTCACTGCCAAGGCGTCCCCTTGTACCCCTTTCTTCCTCATCAGACCCCTGATCCGGGCGGCTAGCTCCCCGCTCCCGCTGATGGGGGAGTCAAACAGGAGGATGGCCTCTGTTGGTCCTGCGACGAGTAGAAGATCGATGATCAACCTCAAGGCCTCTGTTGTCGCCGCTCCTTTTCTATATCCACCAGAGACCCCGGAGATATCCCTGATAAAGTCGTCGTCAGCCAGTAAGATGGTTTTGCCCTTCAAGGCGCTTTCCAAGGTGATGAGGACGTTATAACCGTCTATGGCAAGTCCTTCCTCCCTTAGCTGCTCCAGGGAGACCCTCTTTCTGCCCCTCTCCTCAGCTATTTGAGCGGGGAAGACCCCTCGGTGCAAGAGGTGTCTGAGGTCTTGGGCGAGGTTGTATCTGTTGCCCACCAATTGCAGGGAACCATCTCTCGGATAGCCGCGGTTCAGGAGGTAGCGGAGGTCTTCTGCGGCCTCCCATAGTTCTTTTGTTATCTCCATTGCATTCGCCTAAGCCTTTTATGAAGATAATATCTTTTTTTCTCTTTTCAATCTATGGGTGGGGTTCAGAAAAAGGCCATGCTGGCAAAGGTCACCATCCCCTTGCCCTGAGGGTCATACCATTGTTGATATTTCAATAATTCCCCCTTTTGGGCCTTTATCAGATTTAACAGGGCATAAATGGGAGGCAGACCGCAGATGTTTCTCCTGTCCCCCTCTCGGAGGATGAATTGATAAAACTCCTCCCCATTCAGTTGCTCTACATATTTTAACATCTCCAAATCCTTTGCCTTGACCTCTGTCAGGACCCCGGGGGTAACCGTTTGAGCGCCCCCGAACTGTGGCCCTACATGGGCCAGATCGGCGCTAGCGACAAGGCATAGGTGGGGGAGGGGGTAGAATAGTTCCTTGAAGATAGAGATGGACTCTTTATAGAGGGGGTCTTTCATTGGAGAGACCCTTTGTTGGATCATCTCTTGAAAGGAATTGCACAGGATGGGGAAGATCTTGAACTCCCTCTCCCCCAAAATATATTGAAGGAAGAGTACTTGAAACTCTATGGTGTGCTCATGGCGGTGGGAGAACTCGTCGAGAAGGGGATCAAAGGGGAGTTGTTTAGCCACCTTTTCAACCATCTCCCCATCCGCTTCTACTTTCCCGAGGGGTGTCTCAAATGCCTTCAGGGTAAAGGCGAAGGGATTCTGCATGGGGGTGTGGCAGGTGCCGAGGATTACATAGAGATCCACCCCATTGGATTCTGCCAAGGTCTTATAGGCGTAGGCATAGCATGTCCCTCCTCGGACAAAGTCTATGTGTGGGGCCACGATCCCTTTTACCCCTCTTTTTTCCCTCTCCTGCCCGGGAAGCCCCGGACCTTCCTTCTCTGTGAAGTATCCCCGGAGTTGTGCCTTCAAACTTTCTGGATCGCCCTCGTATCCCCGGCCAGCAAAGGCGGCCTCTCTGATCTTCGCCTCTTTGAATTCCTCTCGGAGGTGACGGAGGTGGTCCTGAAAACGGTGGGTTTCTAGGAGATAATGGGAGTCCAGTTGTTCGATGAGTTCCTCCAGTTTATCGCTGAAAAGGAGCCCCCCGTATTTGCGCATATAGTCAGCCTGCAGGTCCAGCAGGCTGTGCGTCCCATCCATCAGGCTGATGAGGAAGAAGGCCTCTGGAGGGACGAAGATAATATCGGGACTTATCCCGATGGGATCCTTGATCCCTATCATCTCCCTGCCTGACACCTGTACTGGGAAGGCATCCAGGGGGCGGACCTTCGGATTTTCCATCCTCATCTTTTCCTCATTATTACCACCCATCCATTTCCTCTATGATCTCCCAAGCGATTTGCTCCCCGGCGGGGTTGCTCCCCCAGAGCGCATAGACAGTGCGCGGGGCCCGATACCTCTCGATGAGTTCTTTCAATCCCTTACGTAGTGAGGGGGCATGGTCACCTGCTACCGTGATCACTGTCTGCGTGATCTCTTCCATGTCTTTATCTAGGGTTTGCTCTTGTCCCCCCTCCCTATCACCCCTCACTTCTTCCAACCCGATCCGCAGGCCCCATCTTTCGGAGATGTTGCGCAGGTCTTCCTCCGTTATCTCCTGGAGGGGATCTCCAGGGTAATACCTAAGCTTTACCAGATAGCGCACGCTACCCTCACATCCCCAGATAGCCCTTGTATTTCTCAATCCTCTTTTTTCTCTCTTCCTTGGTTTTGAGAAAGAATGCCTTTGATGGCTTGAGGTGATAGGTGAAGTGGCGCCGAAGATTTTCCTCGGTCCACCGATGCCGCTGGATTGCCTCGTCCTTAAATATGACCTTGATCTTTCCTTCTTCCACCCGGAGGGTGCCCCTAACGGCGCACACCGGACATTCCACCGTCTCCATATCCTTCAATATCCTGAGGTTTCGGTCATGGCAGATGGGGCAGATCCCCTCCTCCCCCTGATAGGAATGGTCGCCGGTCTCTATGGCTCGGGCCACCCTTTTCCCCAAGGCATGGGCCCTCTCTATGGCCCTGGAGAACAAAGGGGCCTCACTGAGCCCCTGGACGTGGATAAGAAGCCGGTCGATGATATTTACACCCAGGGAGAGGAGCCAGGTGTTGGTCTGCTGAAAGGCATTTTGGGTCCACCCTCGGGTGGCATAGGGGACGATAACCCCTCCCGCTTTTCCCCTGATCTTGTTCTGTTGCATGGGGGCAAAGCCCCGATCGATGAGCTGCTTGACGATAGCGGTGGCCTCCAAAATATAACAGGGCACCCCGAGGATTATCCCGTCACTGGCGGCCATCTTGGCGAAGATGAAGTTGGCGTCATCTTCGATGACACAATCCCTTCCCTGGAAGAGACAGGCAGCACACCCCTGGCAGGGTCTCACCTCGTAGTCGGTGAGGCGGAGGATCTCCACCTCGGCCCCTTGTTCCTCGGCCCCCATGAGGGCCTCCTTGGTAAGGATCTCCGAGTTACCGAGCCTACGCACACTACCCACCAATCCCAAGACCTTCATCTCTTTATCCCGCCCTTTTTGCCTCCTATATCATTTAAAGATAGGGTCGTCAATATGAGGTCGATGTATTTTTGGATACGACAGAAAAAGGGCTTGATATTTTGAGTTCGATATGATATTGAGGATGGAAATTTCGAGGGAGGAGGAGTATGCTGAAACACTACAAACAGAAGAAGGGGGGCTATGATGTCCAAGACTAAAGAGGACAGATTTTTTGACGAACTAGAGGGGATATCCCCTGAGGAACGGGAGAGGTATCAGAGCCAGAAGCTGCGTGAGGCCCTAGAGAGTGCCTACCGAAATGCTCCCTCGGCAAAGGAAATTTTTGATCGGGCAGGGGTCAGTCCCTCTGAGATTCGCACAGCCAAGGACCTAGAGAGGCTCCCTATTACCAGGAAAGGTGATCTTATAGAGCTAGAAAAGTCCAAGCCGCCCTATGGTGGGTTTTTGGCCATCCCACTTGAAGAGGTTGAGCGGGTATTTATTACGCCAGGCCCTATTTATGGGCCTCACTACGCTGAGGGCATAAGCTGGTTCGGTAAGACGTTATATGCGGCTGGGTTTAGAAAGGGTGATATAGTGATCAATACGCCCACCTATCATATGTCTCCCGCTGGCATGCTCTTTCATGAGGGGGTAAGGGCCTGTGGGGCTACGGTCATCCCCACCGGTGTAGGCAACACCGATGCACAGATCAGAACTATGCTTGATTTGAAGGTTACCGGATATGCCGGGATGCCCAGCTTCTTGATGACCATCATCAAAAGGGCTGAGGAGATGGGACATGATTTTCGCCGGGATTTTGCCTTAAAGCGTGCCTGGTTTACTGGCGAGATACTTGCTCCCTCCATAAGAAAGGCGCTTGAAGAAGATTACGGCATTTCCACCTTCCAGTGCTATTCAGTTACCGATCTCGGTGGATGTGTGGCTTACGAATGTAGTGAGAAATCCGGCATGCACTTCATGGATGAATACGTTATAGAAATAGTCGATCCAGATACGGGCAAACAGCTGCCGCCAGGCGAAGTAGGCGAGATCGTGGCTACGCCCATCCACAATAATACCTGGGGCCTAATACGCTACGGCACCGGCGACATGTCCTTATATATCACTGAGCCCTGCCCGTGTGGTAGAACCTCCTACCGACTTGGTGGCATCGTTGGTCGAACTGCTGATGCGGTCAAGATAAGGGGCATGTTCGTTATAGCTAAACAGGCAGAGCAGGTGTTCTCTGAATTCGATCAAATATCTCGCTACCAATTAATAGTTGGCCGCAAGGGGGAAAGGGACGAGCTCGTCTTTAAGATCGAACTTAAGGATGAATCCATAGATAAGGCTCAGTTGTCAGATAGTTTGGCTGAGAGATTCCCCCAGCTATGCCGAGTTAGGCCGGATCGGATTGAATTTGTGCCGCAGGGAACCATTCCTGAGGAACGTCAGACAATAGCAGATGAGAGAAAATGGAAGTGAAGCATACATTTGCGTCAAAGGCAACACAAAGGGGGTAAAAAATGTTATTTGGGGATATCCTGAGGCAGAATGCCAGAAAGCTTCCCAACAAAACAGCCGTAATCTACCGAGACCTTAGGCTTAGCTACTCAGAGCTCAATAACCGCACGAACCACCTGGCGAATGCCTTGCTGGGTATGGGCCTGAACAAGGGTGACAGGGTAGCTGTGCTGGCGGATAATTGCTCCCAGTATGTGGAGGTGTACTTTGCCACGGCCAAAGATGGTCTATCAATCGTGCCGCTCAATACCAATCTTGATATCAATGGGCTGACTTATATTATAAATGACTCTGGAGCGAACACCCTCATTTTTGGCGAGAAATATTCGGAGACAATTAATTCCCTGCGCCCTGAAGCGAAGATGCTCAAAAACTTCATCGTCCTTGGCCAGGCCCGGGAAGGGCTAGAAAGCTATGAGGGGCTGCTCTCTCAATCTAGGGCAGAAGAACCTGGGGTGGTTGTTGACGAGGAAGATATTGCCTGGATTTTGTATACCAGCGGCACTACCGGCCCACCTAAAGGTGTAATGCAGAGCCATAAGAATTTGATTTCCGATACGGTGAGTACGCTACTGACGTGTTTCCCCATCAATCGAAATGATGTGCATATAAATCTATTACCCATGTTTCACGTAGGCGGTCTTTGGCATATGAGATGCTGTTTCTACATTGGT
Coding sequences within it:
- a CDS encoding nucleotidyl transferase AbiEii/AbiGii toxin family protein, whose amino-acid sequence is MDVLIDRRELLEKARERNLTLGMMEKDYVLGWLLFGLAEINGLTFKGGTALSKVYFPRIWRLSEDLDFVYAGYFQGIVARLAEIFDRIQNASRIRLTLKRQHSNPGYLQLKIQYEALLQKNWIKVDVTRETPIDRICSRKISQTYSDYPSFKVRVENIEEIGAQKIRSLLERKKSRDYYDVWQLMQLRPDKSRLKGLLRKKCEYKGIEFMGLGEMFPDDLLGILEGYWEKELWRLVYPVPELQKVISGLKSELKFLMK
- a CDS encoding Fic family protein, translating into MLQTLLLLGGRISHYEFVRIHPFVDGNGRTARALATLILYLNGFDTKRFFALDDYYNENRERYYAALQTVDQKTLDVTVWLEYFCEGVAVSMNRVKDAVLELSFDRRTKEKKGGIFLNERQRKV
- the radC gene encoding DNA repair protein RadC — protein: MQESRDKREGHRRRLREKFIKAGTSGFHDYEIVELLLTLGTPRKDCKQQAKEAIKKFKTLRGVLEAPVEELQEIKGIGPHNAFGIKLVQEVAREFLKEKILEKPICKSSKEVFDYLYHSMRDLKKEVVKVIFLDGKNKIIDIEDLFEGTLNTSAIYPREVMKSAIKNNALSLIFVHNHPSGDPEPSASDKDITKQLVFAGNLMQIKVLDHIIIGNNKYFSFADEGLIEEYNLNFLSIKKGGDV
- a CDS encoding MFS transporter; translation: MQSGNKDSRRSAFQFIVLLGMVSLFGDITYEGARSVTGPFLSTLGANAAVVGLVAGLGEFLGYALRLISGYMADRTGRYWAFVFIGYGLILSIPLLALAGVWQVAAILIVLERLGKAIRTPARDTILSYSTKQVGRGWGFGIHEALDQIGAFIGPLVFSAVFFLQGGYQVGFTILWLPALLTLVILTKARRKLPSPEAIERPYSKAPPSASGKLPRSFWIYTLFAFLSVAGFVNFQLISYHFKVQSIVPVAQIPLFYAMAMGVDALVALVIGKTYDKIGLLALIALPMLTVPIPFLGFSGSYGLAIAGVVFWGAAMGVQETIMRAAIADLTPMERRGLAYGVFNTAYGVSWFLGSLMIGILYEISIGYVITFAVAMQILALPALFLLRRTVSAGRQ
- a CDS encoding MBL fold metallo-hydrolase: MIVKLLVVGPIQANCYILGCERTKLAAVIDPGDEVDRILTALAKDELRLVYIINTHGHFDHTGANKALKKTTGAELLIHPADAPLILRQAASASAWGMGVENSPAPDRYIEEGDIITFGDISLKVLHTPGHSPGGISLVTDKMVFVGDTLFAGSIGRTDFPGGDYEGLIRGIRTKIFILGDDVVVYPGHGPETTVGHEKRHNPFFAEGGMRWF
- a CDS encoding LysE family transporter; this translates as MWALLGIFASSFVVGLSGALMPGPVLTVTIAEATRRGFWAGPLIVLGHGIIEIPLVISLVLGFGSLLRQNLIFGIVGVGGAIILIWMGIGMLKGTRGATLELQTKGERRRNPILAGILTSISNPYFTIWWATIGLSYIALSQRYGIVGLSSFYAGHILADVAWYFSIAWAITLGKRIMDDRAYRWIIGLCGAFLLALGLYFGSSGLKALV
- a CDS encoding DUF434 domain-containing protein: MEITKELWEAAEDLRYLLNRGYPRDGSLQLVGNRYNLAQDLRHLLHRGVFPAQIAEERGRKRVSLEQLREEGLAIDGYNVLITLESALKGKTILLADDDFIRDISGVSGGYRKGAATTEALRLIIDLLLVAGPTEAILLFDSPISGSGELAARIRGLMRKKGVQGDALAVKVPERIMEGYDGIIASSDTALIDQAQRVFDLAGHLIREILRTPYIDLRRKG
- the amrB gene encoding AmmeMemoRadiSam system protein B, whose amino-acid sequence is MGGNNEEKMRMENPKVRPLDAFPVQVSGREMIGIKDPIGISPDIIFVPPEAFFLISLMDGTHSLLDLQADYMRKYGGLLFSDKLEELIEQLDSHYLLETHRFQDHLRHLREEFKEAKIREAAFAGRGYEGDPESLKAQLRGYFTEKEGPGLPGQEREKRGVKGIVAPHIDFVRGGTCYAYAYKTLAESNGVDLYVILGTCHTPMQNPFAFTLKAFETPLGKVEADGEMVEKVAKQLPFDPLLDEFSHRHEHTIEFQVLFLQYILGEREFKIFPILCNSFQEMIQQRVSPMKDPLYKESISIFKELFYPLPHLCLVASADLAHVGPQFGGAQTVTPGVLTEVKAKDLEMLKYVEQLNGEEFYQFILREGDRRNICGLPPIYALLNLIKAQKGELLKYQQWYDPQGKGMVTFASMAFF
- a CDS encoding flavodoxin family protein — encoded protein: MKVLGLVGSVRRLGNSEILTKEALMGAEEQGAEVEILRLTDYEVRPCQGCAACLFQGRDCVIEDDANFIFAKMAASDGIILGVPCYILEATAIVKQLIDRGFAPMQQNKIRGKAGGVIVPYATRGWTQNAFQQTNTWLLSLGVNIIDRLLIHVQGLSEAPLFSRAIERAHALGKRVARAIETGDHSYQGEEGICPICHDRNLRILKDMETVECPVCAVRGTLRVEEGKIKVIFKDEAIQRHRWTEENLRRHFTYHLKPSKAFFLKTKEERKKRIEKYKGYLGM
- a CDS encoding AMP-binding protein → MMSKTKEDRFFDELEGISPEERERYQSQKLREALESAYRNAPSAKEIFDRAGVSPSEIRTAKDLERLPITRKGDLIELEKSKPPYGGFLAIPLEEVERVFITPGPIYGPHYAEGISWFGKTLYAAGFRKGDIVINTPTYHMSPAGMLFHEGVRACGATVIPTGVGNTDAQIRTMLDLKVTGYAGMPSFLMTIIKRAEEMGHDFRRDFALKRAWFTGEILAPSIRKALEEDYGISTFQCYSVTDLGGCVAYECSEKSGMHFMDEYVIEIVDPDTGKQLPPGEVGEIVATPIHNNTWGLIRYGTGDMSLYITEPCPCGRTSYRLGGIVGRTADAVKIRGMFVIAKQAEQVFSEFDQISRYQLIVGRKGERDELVFKIELKDESIDKAQLSDSLAERFPQLCRVRPDRIEFVPQGTIPEERQTIADERKWK